The Syntrophobacterales bacterium genome contains the following window.
CTGCCCGGTTCATTATGGGAACGAAACTTGGCTTCATTGGTACTCCGTGCGTGCCTTCCACGCCGATGGCCAGGCTCCGGACTTCAACCAAATCTCCTCCGATGGCTCGGGTAAAGTCGGCCAGATCGGTGAGAGTTGTGACAACCCGGATCTTGGTCGCGCGGGCAGGCGCCGCGGCGAATAAGACCGCGAGAAGCGTGATTAGTATGATAAGGCTTAATGATTTCGATTTCATATATAGTTTCCTCTGTATTAGCGCTGCTGCCATCCGTGAGCATGGGAGCCGATAATCCAGGTCCATTGGAGATATATGGCGTTATTTGGACTAAGAAACGATGCGCTGTTGTGTTCGGTGCGTGTGAATTGCAGCCGCAGCCGATTCCAGTGGCTTAAGGACCAGGTAATATTTGCGGAATATGCGGCGGCAGTGTCCTGCTTACTCTCGGGATTTTGCAGCCACTCGTACTGTATGCCGGTTGTCCATTGCCGTTGGAACTTGTACGTGAGGTAGGAATAGAGGCCATATACCCCTACGGCCCTGTTCATCGTCCCTGACGGGGAAACCACATCGTAGCGGTTGTCGCTATATAATACCTCCGTACCCCAGGTGAGGGCTTGGAACTGGTTGTTTCTGAGAGGACGATAACTGACCACAAAGTCTGCCCCAAAGAGGCGGCGTTCCCGTTCTCTGTATAAGCTGTCATTTAATGCGAGGAAGACGCCGCCGCGATCAAATGTGTTCGGATTCCATAGACCGGAGATGCCCGGTTCAATGGAGATATCGGGTGTGAGGTCGAAATACGTGGATGCGCGGCCGAAAAAGTTGAGATTATTGAAAGAGCGGTACGAACCGACATTGTTCGGTATATCGCCGAACTGAGTCCCTGCTCCTGCGGTAAGGCTTACATAATGGGAGACGGGCAGCAGATAGTTGATCTGCACGCCGTCAGTTTTGGACTCTCCTCCTACATATTTATCAAGCACCAGCGGACGGTTCACGAAGGGCAGTTCGTGATCGTGGACATATGAGAGCCGGCCGAACTCACCGAAGAATCTTCCCGCCTTCATTGTCAGGTTCCACGGTAACGATGTAGTCTGGATCGCGGCCTCTGCGACAGAGACGTCAGTCTCTCCGGTGGCAAGGTTGACAGAGGCGTCGAAGACGGCATAGCCGCGGGCAAATGGATCTATCGACGCGGCTATATTGAGTTCAATGGATCGGAGGAGCGCATTGTAGCCACCGGGCTGGACACTCCCCGTCTGTGCCGACTTCCTGTTGTTATAGCTGAAAATGGTGTCGCTTACGAGTCCTATGGAAGGGTTGAAGACGCTTGCCACATCTTTCTTTTGAGCCTCCACCGCCTGCTCCACTTTTTCCTTAAGTTCCTTTATTTCCTGCTTGATTTCTCCGGAAGTTTCCTGCTCATTTCCTGTGATATTCATGAGGGGAGGAGGTTCTGATTTCTTCATTTGTGCTTTCAGCTCCTCAATCACATTTTGTTGCTCCCGTATCATTCGTTCCTGCTTCATCAACGTATCCCGGAGGGAATTGAGCGCCTCTATAGTCGCTTCCTGCTTTTTGAGCATTCCTTCAAGGCTTCTCAGCCGTTCCTCCATGGTCTGTGCCCCAGCATTTAGTGAAAATGACAGAAGCATACTCAAAAAGACAAATGTAGCCGTACTTTTCACGACAAGCACCTCCGTTCAGTCACTTCCTGATTGGAATTTTTTTGTTTTTCTCTGGTTAGGTGTGCGTCTTGACGGGCGGCGCTCTGTTCAAATAAGGAGTGCGGCATTGTCCGGAAAAACATACCCCGTTCTTTTCCGGAAAAATAAACAGGGCGTCAGAGGCAGGCGGACGGAGTTCCGGAGAAACCTGCAAAAGAGAATGTGAATAGCGGGAGACACAGGAACAGATAGAACAGTTCTCACGTGAGCCGCTGTCTCCATGATGATGGCATCCAAGAGCCAAAACGGCGAAAGAGATGAAAACAAGCAGGATTAATACATATTTTCTAGTCATCTATTATAATGTTAAAATATATTTTGGGAAAAGTAAATGAAAATCAATCCCATTTGGAAGTCAGGAGAAATGGGCGTCTCCTTAATTATTTATAAAAGATTCCGGTTTGCCGGATTGAACCAGTTTTTTGCTTAAGGATATTAGGATGAGATAAAAGGCGCTTGTCGAGCCCGTGCATACGGATGTCAACCCAAAACAGAACTTGCAGAAAAAAGGGGAGGGTACATAAGGGTCTAAGGGGTCCAGAAGATCTGGGCGGTCATACCTCTTGGAGGAAATGACAAGGTACGTGCGTGATATATGTCAAAAGATAAGTTTTGACAACAGACCGCGCGGTGTGATAAAAATACCAAGATATGTCTATAAAACTGTACAATACATTTACCGGAGCGAAGGAGGAATTTAAGCCTCTAAATGCGGGTCAGGTGAAACTTTATGTCTGCGGAGTGACCGTCTATGATCATTGTCATATAGGCCACGCGCGAAGTGCCATTGTGTTTGACGTGATCCACCGGCACTTGAAAACCAGAGGCTTTGATGTTGTCTTCGCGAAAAATTTTACCGATATTGACGACAAGATACTCAGAAAAGCGAATACAGAGGGCATTCCCTGGAAGGAAGTCGGTGAAAAGTATATAGGGTCGTATAAAGAGGACATGAAGGACTTGAACATACTGCCCCCTACGTTTGAACCGAAGGCAACGGACCACATTGATGACATGATACGTCTTGTGGAGAGCCTTCTCGAGAAAGGCCATGCATACCGAGTTGATGACGATGTCTATTTTTCGGTGAACAGTTTTCCCGGCTATGGCAGATTGTCCAACCGGAGCCTCGACGAGATGATGGCGGGAGCAAGGGTTGATGTCGATGAGAGAAAAAAGAATCCTCTTGATTTTGCCTTGTGGAAAGGTTCAAAGGAAGGAGAGCCTTTCTGGGATGCGCCCTTCGGCAAAGGGCGACCTGGCTGGCATATTGAATGCTCCGTGATGAGCGCGAAATATCTTGGCGTTCCTTTTGACATACACGGGGGAGGCAAGGATCTGGTATTTCCGCACCACGAAAACGAGCGGGCCCAGAGCGAGGCAGCCGATGGCCGACGGTTTGTCAATTACTGGATTCATAATGGATTTGTCAACATAGAGAAAGAGAAGATGTCGAAATCTCTTGGAAATTTTCTGCTTATAAAAGATTTTCTGAAGGATTATCACCCGGAAGTCTTGAGGTTGTTCTTTCTTGCGACTCAGTACCGGAATCCGGTAGACTATACGGATAAATCAATAGAAGATACGAATAGTGCGCTTCAGAGGCTCTATTATACGCTGACGAGGACTTACGAGATGGAGAAAGACAGGGGTATTGCGGCGAAGCAATTTCCTGAGGTTGCCGATCTCGAAAAGAAATACTACGATGCTATGGACGACGATTTTAATACGGCCTTGGCCTTGACCTCCGTGTTTGAGTTGTCTAAGATGATTAACAGGATGCTTGATGAGCATGATGAAAGCGGCTATCCTTCCGCACTCTACGCACGGGATACGCTTCTCTCTCTCGCACAGGGTATCGGGCTGTTGCACGACGATCTGACCGCATTTTCCGAGAAGGAAAAGACCAGGCATCTCGTCCTGGTGGACCTCAACGTGCCTGCTATTGAACGGATGATTGAGGAAAGGGTTCAGGCACGAAAGAATAAAGATTACACGAGGTCGGATGAAATCAGGGATTTACTCGCCAGAAAAGGTGTGCTGCTAAATGACACACCAGCAGGCACCGACTGGAGAATCAAGAGCGTGGTCATGGCAAAAGGAGAGAACAGATGATAGAGGTGAGGTTTCATGGAAGGGGCGGCCAGGGAGCCGTGACTTCAGCAGAAATAATCGCGCAGGCAGCGATTGCGCAAGGTAAATTTGCCCAAGCGTTCCCGAGCTTCGGTCCTGAACGCAGAGGGGCGCCTGTCCTTGCCTTCCTGAGGGTTTCCGACAAACCAATCAGACTCAGATCCAGAGTTTACAAACCCGATGCGGTAATTATCCTAGACTCTACATTGCTTGGGACAGTCAATCCCGCCGAGGGTCTGAAAGATGGTTTTGTCATCATAAACACCCACAAGCCTGCGGAGGATCTAATGATGTCTTTTCCCGGGCACAATATTGCCTATGTAGATGCATCTAAGATTGCCAATGAAGAACTTGGAGTGCCTATTACAAACACTACCATGCTTGGGACGCTCGTAAAAGTAACGAATGTGGTGGATTTAAAGGCCCTCGAAGAGCCTGTAAGAAACCGGTTCGGTATAAACGCTCAGAAAAACATCAATGCCTATACCAGGGCATACAATGAGACGGTGGTTTTGAAGGCGGGTTGAGTATATCCAGGCCACCGAAAAGAACGTCGGTAAGCGGTCGGCCGAACGAATGAATATGAGTTTCGTATAGTACGTGTATTTCTGGCAATATAGTCCAATGCGCTGAAGCCTGATATCTACCCATAGACTACGGAACGAGATCAAAATTCTATGCTAGTTCCTCCTAATTCACGAGTCTTGCCGTAATACTTGGAACCGTTATAGACTGGTCGCTTGACCCCGATGTCCGGTCCTTACGAGATTGCCAACCGCGCTTTCCTCTCTTTTTAGCGGGGGTATCTGCATAAGTTCCCGTAAAATGGTCTTGGTTTGCTTGAATCCCTCTTTGGCTGTGGGGGCACGAGGCCCGAAAGGTCCTTTTGATTTCTTATGACGCGGCAGGGAATGAATTCTCGCCGCCTCGCCATTACTAACTTTTTCTCATAGAAAAACTTTATCGCATGTTATGATGCAATACAATTCATTTACTCAGACGATGTATGGATGCGTAGATATCCCGCATGATCTCATCCGATAGTCTCTTCATTGAAGCCGACATACCTTGCGTAAGAGAAACCGGTGTCTGCTCTTTAATGGGTTCCTCGTGGCGGTACTTTTTTTGGAAGATGAGCCTCTTGGTGATCTCTGTCTGCGTGGTGTCAATTAGTGCTACATTGAGACAGAGCACGGCCCTCCCTTCTCTCTGTTCATCAACCTCGAGAAACTCCTCCACCCCACCTTCAAGGACAAATCTTGTGCTTTCCGACTCACGATAGGAAAAGACCCCGGCGAACATGCCCGAGTTTCTAAGGTCGCGTACGAAATGGTCGGTAACCATATCTCCCGGCATGACCCTCCAGCGATGGTAATCGTAGGAAGCAAGCTTGTAGGGCTCTGGTCTGTATGTCATGGACTGGTTGTTGTACGCCTGTGCTGCGGAAAACCGCTCAATCCTTATGGTGTACGGGAGCGGTGTACCGTTGTTGTATACTGCTGGCGGTGCGTACTCAATGGCATACTGCTCTGTGAGCTGCGGAGGCTTGTTTCCAGGGAGGCAGCCGAAGAGGCAGAGGATACCCAGAAAAAGAATTTGTGCCAGCACTGGGGCCACACGGCGGTTTGCTTTTGTCATATGATAGTTCCTCATCGTGGTCTCCCAGATGAATTTGGCGGTGAGCTGAAGATAAGCTCTGAGGGGTTCGCTTTTAGCCTTTCCAGGAGACTGTCAAGGGTCTCAGAAGAGTTGCGAAGATTTTCCATGGTAATCTGTGCTTCCGTTGCGACTGCGTGTGTCTTTTTCGTAATATTATCAAGGAACAGGTTGGTTCTTTTGGTTGTTTCAATCAAATCAATGGAATCAAGCTGCGTCTTGACGTTCCCTACGACCGCCCTTGCGTCTCTTACCGTCTCTCTTGCTTCAGAGATAACATCCTCCACCGCGCCGTCCTGTATTGCTTTGTTGATCTTGGAGGCCGAGCCGGCTAGATTGGTTGTAACTGTTTCGAGGTTGAGGATGATCCTTTTTGCGGAGGCTCCCCCGATAACTGTCTCCAGCGATTTGGTAGTGTTTACCAATTGGCTCGAAATGGCTTCAAAGTCAACTTTCTTGATCTTACCGACAATTTCATTTATGCCGGACGAAATCTGTTGTATATCGGACGGATGGGAGGGTATTACCGGGTATTGGGTCGGAAATGTGATCCTTGGTGCCATGGTGACCTCCTCAACCCGTCTCTGGTCCAGGTCGACAAAAACTATGCCTGTGATGCCAGCCATTTGAAGTTTGGCCACAGTATCCCGCATTACGTCACCTTTGAAGTCGATTTTCATAACCACCTCAATAAGCCTGTAATCAGGCGCTACCGCAATCCTTTCAACTCTTCCCACGTCGACCCCGCGGTACTTGACAATTGAATCGACCTGTAATCCCTGAACCGATTCGTCGAAATAAGTGACGAAGGAAGCACCTTTCTTGAAGTACTTGGCTGTACTTACCCATACAATCGCCGCAGACCCCAGAAGGATTCCGATGATCACGAAAAGGCCGACGGTAAAATATGTCTGTCTTTTAAGCATGGTATAACCTTTCGCCTCCGTTACATTACGCCGACTGTCGGTTAAAGAAATTTTTTACCATAGGATCGGTTGACTTCTCCTTGAGTTCCAATGGATTACCCACGGCGATAACACCTTTTTTACTCTTATCGAGCATGACGATCCTCTGGGCCACGGCGAAGATTGATTGCAACTCATGGGTGACGATCACCATTGTCGTTCCCATACCCCGATTCAGACTTTTTATGAGGTTATCAATTCCTGCCGCAGTAATCGGATCCAAACCTGCCGAAGGCTCATCAAAAAAGAGAATACGAGGGTCCATCGCCATGGCTCTTGCAATACCGGCCCTCTTCTGCATACCTCCAGAGAGTTCGGCCGGGAAGTGGTTTTCATATCCCGCCAAACCGACCATGCCTAGTTTCATCTTTGTGATAAGCTCTATCGTCTCAGCCGAAAGGTCAGTAAAGGTTGCAAGAGAAAGAGAGATGTTTTCGGCTATTGTCATTGAGCCGAAAAGGGCGCTTGATTGAAAGAGCATGCCGATTTCCTTCCGCAAGTCTTTTAACTTATCATAGGTCGCTGTAGTAATGTCAATACCGTTAATCACGACCCTGCCTCCGGAAGGTTTTGACAAGCCTATTATGTGTTTCAGCAGGGTCGATTTGCCGCACCCGCTACCGCCTGCAATGATAAGAATCTCCCCTCTGTGTACCTGGAGGCTTACATTATCGAGAATAGTATTCTCTCCGTAGCGAACCGTGAGCCCTTCTACCGATATGACGATGTCGCTATCACTGTTCATAGTATGCATATATCATTTTCACTTTAGCGCCTCATCGTATGTAATTGAGTATTATGGCAAACATTGAGTCTGTCACAATGATCAGAAACAGGGACGAAACAACGGCGGAGGTGGTCGCATTTCCGACGGCCTCTGCACTGCCCCTTACCTCAAAACCCCTCTGGCAGCCGATGCCAGCAATCAATATGGCGAACACGATGGACTTTACCGTTCCAGCCACTATGTCGAAGCTATCGAATGATTTTGCCGTCTGATGCAGGTAAGTATAAGGGGTGATCTCCAATCCCAGGACTCCCACGAGCAGGCCGCCGAATATTGCGAAAAGGTCGGAGAAGAGAGTGAGGATCGGAACAACGATCATGGCAGCAAAGACCTTTGGTATGGCGAGGAATCTCACGGGATCAAACCCCATGATCACCAGTGCGTCGACCTCCTCGTTTACTTTCATTGTGCCGATCTCGGCGGCAAACGCAGAACCAGATCTTCCCGCTACAAGGATTGAAGTTATAATGGGGCCCAACTCCCTGACCATGGCAAGGCCGACGAGGGATGCGACGTATATGTTTGCACCGAACTGTTTGAGTTGAAGGGAGGACATGAAGGCCATGATAAGGCCCAGGAGAAAACTAATGAGACCTAAAATGGGAAGACAGTCAACGCCGGCTTTCTTCATATAGTTCAGTACGGCCCCCCACCTGACAGTGGACGGTCTCAAGAGAGAAGTAAATATCTCGGAGATGAGCGTCCCGAAAAATGTGATGGACCTCGCAATATCTCCGAGAATGTCAAGGCTTCTCTCTCCTACCTGTTCCAGCAGAAGCATGCGTTTCTCAGGAAGATTGAGAGGAGGGGCGGTAAGCGCTTGCCTGTTGACAAGTTTCAGAATATTCCGCGCCTTCTCGGACATCTGCTCTATGGAAAAAGGAATCGCCTTTTGCGCCGCATCATCCTCAATTCTTAAGAGGAGAAGGGCTCCGGCGCTGTCCATGTATTCAATCCCCGCAAGGTCTACAATAACCCTGGTCGGCAGGAATTCATCAAAGACAGACAGAATCTGGGGCATCATTGTATCAATGCTTTCCAAGGTCATGGAACCCGATATGCTGAGTGTTATGGGACCTCGCTTATCTCCTTTGATGGAAAGATTATGGTTTCGTGCCATGCCTTGCATACCGGATTTGGACAAACGTGTTAGCCCCTTGACAGGGATCTGCTAATCGCCCTCTATAGGACCCTTTATATATAGGATATATCATAACAGGGTCCATGGAAAAAGTAACGAAAAAATACACTCCCGTAACACGCCGGAGAAGCATGAAGGTGGAATTACTGTTCTCTCGCGATACCGTACTTCTTCATTTTGTAGCGAAGCATTCTCTCGCTTATGCCGAGTTGCGATGCTGCTTTGATTTGGACCCACTCATTGAGCGTGAGGGCGTCTATAAGCATGCTTTTCTCGAGGGACTCCACTACTTCGTTCATGCTGCCTTTTATGGGAGCCTGGATTTTTCCCGAAACCGACGGAAGATCCTCAATGGAGATGTAATCGCCCCTCGTAAGGACTATTGCGCGTTCCACTATATTCTCGAGCTCCCTGACGTTTCCGGGATAATCATATTTGAGTAGTATATCCCTCGCCTCCCTCGTTACCCCTCGGATGTTCCGTTTATGTTTGTCGTTAAATTTCTTTGTGAAGTATTCGATGAGAAGAGGAATATCCTCCTTTCTATCCCTAAGGGGAGGCACAAGGATGCGTACTACA
Protein-coding sequences here:
- the cysS gene encoding cysteine--tRNA ligase — translated: MSIKLYNTFTGAKEEFKPLNAGQVKLYVCGVTVYDHCHIGHARSAIVFDVIHRHLKTRGFDVVFAKNFTDIDDKILRKANTEGIPWKEVGEKYIGSYKEDMKDLNILPPTFEPKATDHIDDMIRLVESLLEKGHAYRVDDDVYFSVNSFPGYGRLSNRSLDEMMAGARVDVDERKKNPLDFALWKGSKEGEPFWDAPFGKGRPGWHIECSVMSAKYLGVPFDIHGGGKDLVFPHHENERAQSEAADGRRFVNYWIHNGFVNIEKEKMSKSLGNFLLIKDFLKDYHPEVLRLFFLATQYRNPVDYTDKSIEDTNSALQRLYYTLTRTYEMEKDRGIAAKQFPEVADLEKKYYDAMDDDFNTALALTSVFELSKMINRMLDEHDESGYPSALYARDTLLSLAQGIGLLHDDLTAFSEKEKTRHLVLVDLNVPAIERMIEERVQARKNKDYTRSDEIRDLLARKGVLLNDTPAGTDWRIKSVVMAKGENR
- a CDS encoding MlaD family protein, whose product is MLKRQTYFTVGLFVIIGILLGSAAIVWVSTAKYFKKGASFVTYFDESVQGLQVDSIVKYRGVDVGRVERIAVAPDYRLIEVVMKIDFKGDVMRDTVAKLQMAGITGIVFVDLDQRRVEEVTMAPRITFPTQYPVIPSHPSDIQQISSGINEIVGKIKKVDFEAISSQLVNTTKSLETVIGGASAKRIILNLETVTTNLAGSASKINKAIQDGAVEDVISEARETVRDARAVVGNVKTQLDSIDLIETTKRTNLFLDNITKKTHAVATEAQITMENLRNSSETLDSLLERLKANPSELIFSSPPNSSGRPR
- a CDS encoding ATP-binding cassette domain-containing protein; amino-acid sequence: MNSDSDIVISVEGLTVRYGENTILDNVSLQVHRGEILIIAGGSGCGKSTLLKHIIGLSKPSGGRVVINGIDITTATYDKLKDLRKEIGMLFQSSALFGSMTIAENISLSLATFTDLSAETIELITKMKLGMVGLAGYENHFPAELSGGMQKRAGIARAMAMDPRILFFDEPSAGLDPITAAGIDNLIKSLNRGMGTTMVIVTHELQSIFAVAQRIVMLDKSKKGVIAVGNPLELKEKSTDPMVKNFFNRQSA
- a CDS encoding ABC-type transport auxiliary lipoprotein family protein translates to MRNYHMTKANRRVAPVLAQILFLGILCLFGCLPGNKPPQLTEQYAIEYAPPAVYNNGTPLPYTIRIERFSAAQAYNNQSMTYRPEPYKLASYDYHRWRVMPGDMVTDHFVRDLRNSGMFAGVFSYRESESTRFVLEGGVEEFLEVDEQREGRAVLCLNVALIDTTQTEITKRLIFQKKYRHEEPIKEQTPVSLTQGMSASMKRLSDEIMRDIYASIHRLSK
- a CDS encoding SlyX family protein, with translation MKSTATFVFLSMLLSFSLNAGAQTMEERLRSLEGMLKKQEATIEALNSLRDTLMKQERMIREQQNVIEELKAQMKKSEPPPLMNITGNEQETSGEIKQEIKELKEKVEQAVEAQKKDVASVFNPSIGLVSDTIFSYNNRKSAQTGSVQPGGYNALLRSIELNIAASIDPFARGYAVFDASVNLATGETDVSVAEAAIQTTSLPWNLTMKAGRFFGEFGRLSYVHDHELPFVNRPLVLDKYVGGESKTDGVQINYLLPVSHYVSLTAGAGTQFGDIPNNVGSYRSFNNLNFFGRASTYFDLTPDISIEPGISGLWNPNTFDRGGVFLALNDSLYRERERRLFGADFVVSYRPLRNNQFQALTWGTEVLYSDNRYDVVSPSGTMNRAVGVYGLYSYLTYKFQRQWTTGIQYEWLQNPESKQDTAAAYSANITWSLSHWNRLRLQFTRTEHNSASFLSPNNAIYLQWTWIIGSHAHGWQQR
- a CDS encoding MlaE family lipid ABC transporter permease subunit, with protein sequence MARNHNLSIKGDKRGPITLSISGSMTLESIDTMMPQILSVFDEFLPTRVIVDLAGIEYMDSAGALLLLRIEDDAAQKAIPFSIEQMSEKARNILKLVNRQALTAPPLNLPEKRMLLLEQVGERSLDILGDIARSITFFGTLISEIFTSLLRPSTVRWGAVLNYMKKAGVDCLPILGLISFLLGLIMAFMSSLQLKQFGANIYVASLVGLAMVRELGPIITSILVAGRSGSAFAAEIGTMKVNEEVDALVIMGFDPVRFLAIPKVFAAMIVVPILTLFSDLFAIFGGLLVGVLGLEITPYTYLHQTAKSFDSFDIVAGTVKSIVFAILIAGIGCQRGFEVRGSAEAVGNATTSAVVSSLFLIIVTDSMFAIILNYIR
- a CDS encoding 2-oxoacid:acceptor oxidoreductase family protein; the protein is MIEVRFHGRGGQGAVTSAEIIAQAAIAQGKFAQAFPSFGPERRGAPVLAFLRVSDKPIRLRSRVYKPDAVIILDSTLLGTVNPAEGLKDGFVIINTHKPAEDLMMSFPGHNIAYVDASKIANEELGVPITNTTMLGTLVKVTNVVDLKALEEPVRNRFGINAQKNINAYTRAYNETVVLKAG